In Paenibacillus sonchi, a single genomic region encodes these proteins:
- a CDS encoding sensor histidine kinase — MDLSHFSLFFALCLIIAFICYKWLSKKITKPVKEIITTMRHVKNGDFNARYRSKTKDEFEFIGTSLNSMIAELKQKIDKEYILVLKQRESEYKALQSQIQPHFIFNTLNGFITLNQIGETTLLEKSIFDLTIMLRFILNHQDMTTLEEEFSFIENYCSLQKLRFGSRLNTSIVCEEAIKKGLIPKLLLQPLVENAIIHGIEPLNQPCLLIISASKITRDEIVYIRIRIEDDGHGFDATRPLTGENIGISNTKDRLRLCYPNHIFQFESSPMNGTRILIDIPEVELNYEHSNS, encoded by the coding sequence TTGGATTTATCTCATTTCTCTCTCTTTTTTGCGCTTTGCTTGATCATCGCTTTTATCTGTTATAAATGGCTTTCAAAAAAAATCACAAAACCCGTCAAAGAGATTATTACTACAATGAGGCATGTGAAAAATGGAGATTTTAACGCGAGGTATCGCTCTAAAACCAAGGACGAATTCGAATTTATCGGCACCTCATTAAATTCAATGATCGCTGAGCTTAAACAGAAAATAGACAAGGAGTATATCCTTGTCCTGAAACAGCGAGAATCGGAATACAAAGCTTTACAATCCCAAATCCAACCACATTTTATTTTTAATACGTTAAACGGATTTATCACGCTTAACCAAATCGGCGAAACCACGCTTCTTGAGAAATCTATTTTTGATTTGACCATTATGCTACGGTTTATTTTAAATCATCAAGACATGACTACTCTTGAAGAAGAATTTTCTTTTATAGAAAATTACTGTTCCTTGCAAAAGCTTCGCTTCGGTTCCCGATTGAATACCTCCATTGTTTGTGAGGAAGCTATTAAAAAGGGCCTAATTCCTAAATTGCTGCTGCAACCATTGGTTGAGAATGCCATCATCCATGGCATTGAACCTTTAAATCAGCCGTGTTTGCTAATCATTTCTGCCAGTAAAATAACAAGGGACGAAATCGTTTATATTCGAATCCGCATAGAAGACGATGGGCATGGTTTTGATGCGACTCGGCCTCTAACTGGTGAAAACATCGGCATTTCAAATACAAAAGACAGATTGAGACTTTGTTATCCAAATCATATTTTCCAATTTGAAAGCAGCCCGATGAATGGAACTCGTATCCTTATAGACATACCGGAGGTAGAATTGAACTATGAACATTCTAATAGCTGA
- a CDS encoding DUF1868 domain-containing protein: MLNQNTTSNVGRKFNQDGSVKEFPGNTIISCVDPSSETFAALNKLREQFLLLKSAGKFTVLPPSSFHMTLIQGICDVDRKAELWSRYLSLDTPLEEVDTFFKEKYKYVRQLEPVKMNFDFLDLNHHVIKVSLRPQDLKDALELTRFREDVSYHLGLRFPDHDRYVFHISLAYQIYHLTDEEKLELQVFKEKMDVEFGRLFGSFEPPVPRLVLFNNMFKFGEVRD; encoded by the coding sequence ATGTTAAATCAGAATACAACATCTAATGTGGGGCGCAAATTCAATCAGGATGGATCAGTCAAAGAATTTCCGGGAAATACAATTATCAGCTGTGTTGATCCTTCATCCGAAACCTTTGCTGCCTTAAACAAACTGCGTGAACAGTTTTTATTATTAAAGTCTGCTGGCAAGTTTACGGTACTTCCTCCATCAAGCTTTCATATGACTCTGATTCAAGGGATTTGTGATGTGGATCGAAAAGCGGAGCTTTGGAGCAGATATCTTTCATTAGATACACCATTAGAAGAAGTTGATACGTTTTTCAAAGAGAAATATAAGTATGTGCGTCAACTGGAACCGGTTAAAATGAATTTTGACTTCCTCGATCTCAATCATCATGTGATCAAAGTAAGTCTTCGGCCGCAAGACTTAAAGGATGCATTAGAATTGACAAGGTTTAGAGAAGACGTATCTTATCATCTTGGCTTGCGTTTTCCTGATCATGATCGTTACGTATTTCATATTTCACTTGCTTATCAAATTTACCACCTGACTGATGAGGAAAAGCTAGAACTACAAGTATTTAAAGAGAAAATGGATGTTGAATTTGGAAGGTTATTTGGCAGTTTTGAGCCACCAGTTCCGCGGTTAGTACTATTTAATAATATGTTCAAGTTCGGCGAGGTAAGAGACTAG
- a CDS encoding ABC transporter substrate-binding protein — translation MKKLILVMITVLTIGAILSACSSNTPNSSDQSSETEKTQDKVKLVMLTNATGAVFEAEQGIIANFMKENPNIEVDFSTQGKDYEQLMKAKMAANDLPDVFATHGWSVNRYKEYLRPLEDQAWSKNIVDSLKSTITDEAGHIYVLPMNLDQSGFVYNRKVLEDLNLEIPNNWDEFIAASKVIKAAGITPVQMGDKDPTKLASFLDKVAPVFLITDKDHNYGDALKDGTFDWSKWNQVSQLLLDLYSQEFINKDILTADPVTTAEKLAQGKAAFAFESNGVIAQALKTNPDAKLGMMPIPAFYEGDEPILNGGEKEAYGIGKDSKHIEEALKLLTFMSKPENVQAVSTASGLPAAFNGVENKLGDLSGDYAKYADLRTIPVFDREYLPSGMWSTLQVAGSSLLVSGGLSVEQVSDLMKEDYMKFRAQQK, via the coding sequence ATGAAAAAACTGATTTTGGTTATGATCACGGTGTTAACGATAGGCGCAATTCTATCCGCATGTTCTTCAAATACGCCAAACTCGTCCGACCAGTCGTCAGAGACAGAAAAAACGCAAGATAAAGTAAAGTTGGTCATGCTGACGAATGCAACGGGGGCAGTTTTTGAAGCGGAACAAGGCATTATTGCGAATTTTATGAAGGAGAATCCGAATATTGAAGTGGATTTCAGCACGCAGGGCAAAGATTACGAGCAGCTTATGAAAGCCAAGATGGCAGCAAACGATCTACCGGATGTATTTGCTACACATGGCTGGTCGGTTAATCGCTACAAAGAGTACCTGCGTCCTCTGGAAGATCAAGCTTGGTCGAAGAATATTGTCGATTCTTTAAAATCTACGATTACTGATGAGGCTGGGCATATTTACGTGCTACCGATGAATTTGGATCAATCCGGGTTCGTTTACAACCGCAAGGTGCTTGAGGATCTAAATCTGGAAATCCCTAATAATTGGGATGAATTTATAGCGGCGAGTAAAGTCATAAAAGCTGCTGGGATCACTCCTGTACAAATGGGGGACAAGGATCCTACTAAGTTGGCATCTTTCCTGGATAAAGTAGCTCCGGTATTCTTAATTACAGACAAGGATCATAACTACGGAGATGCGCTGAAAGACGGCACATTTGATTGGAGCAAGTGGAATCAGGTTTCCCAACTGCTGCTTGATCTATACAGCCAAGAATTTATAAACAAAGATATTCTGACAGCTGATCCAGTCACGACGGCAGAGAAGTTAGCTCAGGGAAAAGCGGCCTTTGCTTTTGAAAGCAACGGTGTTATAGCCCAAGCCCTAAAAACGAATCCCGATGCAAAGCTGGGCATGATGCCTATACCCGCTTTCTATGAAGGAGATGAACCTATTCTGAATGGCGGCGAGAAGGAAGCTTACGGTATTGGCAAAGACTCCAAGCATATCGAGGAAGCACTTAAGCTGTTGACGTTTATGTCTAAACCGGAAAACGTTCAAGCGGTCTCAACAGCAAGCGGGCTTCCGGCCGCCTTTAATGGTGTGGAGAACAAACTGGGCGATCTTTCCGGAGATTATGCGAAATATGCCGATCTGAGAACAATCCCTGTATTTGATCGGGAATATTTGCCGAGTGGCATGTGGAGTACGCTGCAGGTTGCGGGCTCCAGTCTCCTGGTATCTGGCGGACTAAGTGTTGAGCAGGTTTCCGACTTAATGAAGGAAGACTACATGAAGTTCCGCGCACAGCAAAAGTAA
- a CDS encoding cache domain-containing protein has protein sequence MDKKHRSYHPYRSLNFKLLFIFFIATLIPVMGTTYIIAKLYIANYSKDQDILVRNTLVSISQNITTYLKELDQLTLTPYFNDDFIYALKVKANDSFDTSTDKYQVVRINNLLSSQLSFVRNIRKDILSTLMVSHNKILFYSSNNPEDSIADNFAFQDQEWYHKALQARGNAVFIEPHRLDYLKNEQSITAFSVVRAINDLKTHKPIGIIKSDANTIIFDKMFEELQFHVSSNIILMDQNKHVIYAKNRVSDSLLQQINDHPDGSVQDNKESYRVISKSLETYDWRLYILLSSTEIQQKANWIYLISLSFLRFA, from the coding sequence ATGGACAAAAAGCATCGCTCTTATCATCCCTACCGCTCATTAAATTTCAAGCTGCTTTTTATCTTTTTTATTGCGACATTGATTCCTGTCATGGGAACCACCTATATTATTGCCAAACTTTATATTGCGAATTACAGTAAAGATCAAGACATTTTAGTTCGCAACACCCTAGTGTCGATTTCGCAAAATATTACCACCTATTTAAAGGAGCTGGATCAACTGACCCTGACTCCTTACTTTAACGATGATTTCATTTACGCGCTTAAGGTGAAAGCAAACGATTCTTTTGATACATCAACCGATAAATATCAAGTCGTACGGATCAACAATTTATTAAGTTCACAGCTTAGCTTTGTTAGAAATATCCGTAAAGATATACTAAGCACTCTGATGGTCTCCCATAACAAAATACTTTTTTATTCGTCCAATAACCCTGAGGATAGTATCGCAGATAATTTCGCCTTTCAAGATCAGGAGTGGTATCACAAAGCGCTCCAAGCTAGAGGAAACGCAGTATTTATAGAGCCGCATAGGCTGGATTATCTGAAGAATGAACAGAGCATTACAGCCTTCTCCGTTGTTCGAGCAATCAATGATCTCAAAACACATAAACCAATAGGTATTATTAAGTCGGATGCCAATACAATCATTTTTGATAAAATGTTTGAAGAGCTTCAGTTCCATGTATCATCCAATATCATCTTGATGGATCAAAACAAGCATGTGATTTACGCCAAAAATAGGGTATCTGACTCCTTGTTGCAACAAATCAATGACCATCCTGACGGCAGCGTTCAAGATAACAAAGAATCGTATCGCGTTATTTCCAAAAGTCTTGAAACCTATGATTGGCGGTTGTATATTCTGCTTTCTTCCACGGAAATTCAACAGAAAGCAAATTGGATTTATCTCATTTCTCTCTCTTTTTTGCGCTTTGCTTGA
- a CDS encoding carbohydrate ABC transporter permease, whose translation MKSYNKILINLTGLVVVVFHFIPFYILIVSALKKQTDTSSRWVLPNYLDFSNFHIALDKGHLLQAMSNSLIVTLISVVLIAILGAMAAYPLARVKSRFNEMMMGFILAMMIVPKLTILVPLYSLVAKMGGISTYWAITLLFLTYKLPACIFLYSKFMSTIPKALDEAAMIDGCSRYSVFFRIVLPSLKPVTATVIILNGVAIWNDYSFSLYFLQSPLKRTVTLAISSFFSQDNVNLHAAAAAALLAIIPATLLYLFLQKYFVRGMVDSGVK comes from the coding sequence TTGAAGAGCTACAATAAAATATTGATAAACTTAACCGGTCTTGTGGTTGTAGTTTTTCATTTCATCCCTTTCTATATATTGATCGTATCTGCTCTAAAAAAACAAACAGATACCTCTTCCCGATGGGTATTGCCGAATTATTTGGATTTCAGTAATTTTCATATCGCTTTGGATAAAGGGCATCTACTGCAAGCCATGTCCAACAGCCTCATTGTTACCTTAATATCTGTAGTTTTGATTGCTATACTCGGGGCCATGGCCGCCTACCCGTTAGCACGAGTGAAAAGTAGATTTAATGAGATGATGATGGGTTTTATTCTTGCTATGATGATTGTTCCTAAATTGACGATATTAGTTCCACTGTACAGTTTGGTTGCAAAAATGGGCGGAATCAGTACGTATTGGGCTATTACCCTACTCTTTCTAACATATAAATTACCTGCCTGTATTTTTCTATACAGTAAATTTATGAGCACTATTCCAAAAGCGTTGGATGAAGCAGCTATGATCGATGGATGCAGCAGATACAGTGTTTTCTTTCGAATTGTACTCCCTTCACTTAAGCCCGTCACTGCGACAGTTATTATACTGAATGGTGTTGCCATATGGAATGATTATTCATTTTCCTTATACTTTTTGCAATCTCCGTTAAAGCGGACGGTTACATTAGCCATTTCTTCTTTCTTTAGTCAGGATAATGTGAACTTACACGCGGCTGCAGCTGCGGCATTATTAGCGATCATTCCAGCAACTTTACTTTATTTGTTTTTGCAAAAGTACTTTGTGCGTGGCATGGTGGATAGTGGAGTGAAATAA
- a CDS encoding biotin transporter BioY, which produces MEVIVLKTKELVYAALFAALITVLGLIPPLPLGFIPVPITAQTLGVMLTGCFLGKRMGALSLVVFIILIALGLPVLTGGRGGLAVLVGPSAGYIFSWPVAAGLIGWYSEKIWPKVQTWKLVVVNLIFGVLLVNLIGASIMAWITNTPVWAGLAGASAFLPGDIIKAVIAAVITMQLKAISPIEEKAQV; this is translated from the coding sequence ATGGAGGTCATTGTTTTGAAAACAAAAGAACTTGTTTATGCCGCATTATTCGCAGCTCTCATCACGGTGCTCGGCTTGATTCCGCCCTTGCCCCTCGGCTTTATCCCCGTTCCGATAACTGCCCAGACGCTTGGCGTCATGCTCACCGGATGTTTTCTGGGTAAACGGATGGGTGCTCTCAGTCTAGTCGTTTTCATTATTCTCATAGCGCTTGGCCTGCCGGTGCTGACCGGCGGACGCGGTGGGCTGGCGGTGCTCGTTGGACCGTCCGCAGGATACATATTCAGCTGGCCGGTCGCGGCCGGCCTCATAGGCTGGTATTCCGAAAAAATCTGGCCGAAGGTCCAAACATGGAAGCTCGTAGTCGTCAATTTGATCTTTGGCGTATTGCTTGTGAATCTGATTGGCGCATCCATCATGGCATGGATAACGAATACGCCGGTCTGGGCCGGACTTGCCGGTGCGTCTGCCTTTCTTCCGGGAGACATCATCAAAGCCGTTATTGCAGCCGTGATAACGATGCAGCTTAAAGCAATCAGTCCTATTGAAGAAAAAGCGCAGGTGTGA
- a CDS encoding MgtC/SapB family protein, with amino-acid sequence MHIDFCLKVTLSLFLGLLIGIDRQLKHKPLGLKTCMVISVTSCLITVISIESVEELSGAILSTNRDPMRLAAQIVSGVGFLGAGVILRRSNDAISGLTTAAMIWAASGMGIAVGAGFYSEAFVTVFALIVAVNILPFAIKFLGPAKLSRKDISVRFIVSQSCELTEVMKVIEGSRSKGEPKKDQVEIRHIKLKDLDTGERQIDMILSAFEKKYMTEIYELIKRTNHVLKVEVEAL; translated from the coding sequence ATGCACATAGACTTCTGTTTGAAGGTGACCTTGTCTTTATTCTTAGGTCTGTTGATCGGTATCGATCGGCAGCTCAAGCACAAACCATTAGGCTTAAAAACATGCATGGTGATTTCGGTAACCAGTTGTCTTATTACGGTCATCTCTATAGAATCTGTGGAAGAATTGTCTGGAGCAATCTTGTCCACTAACCGGGACCCGATGCGATTGGCAGCGCAAATCGTCAGTGGCGTTGGCTTTTTAGGGGCAGGTGTCATTTTGCGGAGAAGCAATGATGCGATCTCAGGCTTAACTACCGCTGCGATGATTTGGGCTGCATCTGGTATGGGAATTGCTGTGGGTGCAGGATTTTATAGTGAAGCTTTCGTCACTGTATTTGCATTGATCGTAGCAGTTAACATTTTACCTTTTGCAATTAAATTTTTGGGGCCAGCCAAATTAAGCCGTAAAGATATTTCTGTACGGTTCATTGTATCTCAATCCTGCGAACTGACGGAAGTCATGAAGGTGATTGAAGGGAGCAGAAGCAAAGGGGAGCCGAAAAAGGATCAGGTAGAAATTAGGCATATTAAATTAAAAGATCTGGATACAGGGGAGCGGCAGATTGATATGATTTTGTCCGCATTTGAAAAGAAATACATGACCGAAATTTATGAATTGATAAAAAGAACAAATCATGTGCTGAAAGTAGAGGTTGAGGCTCTATAG
- a CDS encoding biotin operon repressor, giving the protein MTVKEHILTLLDGNKGGYISGEEIAGRLSVTRSAVWKAIKSLQMDGYSIQAVTNKGYSLSPHTDILSAGSISKYLDTQGQKLRVEVFKTISSTNEAVKALASNGEAEGKVILSEEQTAGRGRKGRKFFLPGNGYLYEHSAASKTISGRIHSFDDFRRSRCCSCHRKCIW; this is encoded by the coding sequence ATGACAGTTAAAGAACATATTCTAACCTTGCTCGATGGTAACAAAGGTGGATATATTTCCGGTGAAGAAATAGCCGGACGCTTATCCGTGACGCGCAGCGCTGTCTGGAAAGCCATAAAATCGCTGCAGATGGACGGATATTCTATACAGGCTGTGACCAATAAAGGATATTCCCTGTCGCCCCATACGGATATCTTGTCTGCCGGTTCCATTTCAAAATATCTGGATACACAGGGTCAAAAGCTGCGTGTTGAAGTCTTTAAGACAATATCTTCAACGAACGAAGCCGTAAAAGCCCTGGCCTCAAATGGAGAGGCAGAAGGCAAAGTGATCCTTTCGGAAGAGCAGACCGCCGGCCGCGGAAGAAAGGGTCGGAAATTTTTTCTCCCCGGGAACGGGTATCTATATGAGCATTCTGCTGCGTCCAAAACTATCAGCGGTAGAATCCATTCTTTTGACGACTTCCGCCGCAGTCGCTGTTGCTCTTGCCATCGAAAGTGTATCTGGTAA
- a CDS encoding carbohydrate ABC transporter permease, giving the protein MNAKIRLFLNSNRGLSLLYLPAVLLFIVFVIYPLFSGINLSFTNWNGYSQKYNYVGFDNYQKMLTDQRFKTAFINTLIYGFGSAILQNVFGLLYALLLNMKFKIRVLVRTIVYMPVIVAQLIMGYVWYFLVQYDGGALNEIVALFHGEPIDWMGEKVRAVIIITVINAIQFVGSSMIIYLAGLQGIPQSLNEAAIIDGANSLKRLRFITFPLLMPSITTSFTLNLIGGLGLFATILSLTGGGPGYASHSLSTLINYFYFSNQDAGYAAAIGIVTFIFMMSISIATLKFFNKREVDYH; this is encoded by the coding sequence ATGAACGCGAAGATTCGTCTGTTTTTGAATTCGAATAGGGGTTTATCTTTATTGTATTTGCCCGCCGTACTTTTATTTATAGTGTTTGTCATCTATCCACTGTTTTCGGGAATCAATCTTTCTTTTACCAATTGGAATGGTTATTCTCAAAAATATAACTATGTAGGGTTTGACAATTATCAAAAGATGCTTACAGATCAGCGATTTAAGACAGCCTTTATAAATACGTTAATTTACGGCTTCGGAAGCGCCATTTTACAGAATGTATTCGGGCTTTTATATGCATTGTTGTTAAATATGAAATTTAAAATTAGGGTGTTGGTTAGAACGATTGTGTACATGCCTGTAATCGTCGCTCAATTGATTATGGGTTATGTTTGGTATTTTCTCGTTCAATATGATGGGGGGGCTCTTAATGAGATTGTTGCTCTATTCCATGGAGAGCCAATAGACTGGATGGGTGAGAAAGTTCGTGCAGTTATCATCATCACCGTTATCAATGCTATACAATTTGTAGGGTCTTCCATGATCATTTATTTAGCTGGCTTACAAGGCATTCCGCAATCCCTTAACGAAGCTGCGATTATAGACGGTGCCAATAGTTTGAAACGATTACGGTTCATCACTTTCCCTTTATTGATGCCTTCGATTACCACTAGCTTTACGCTGAATTTAATTGGCGGTTTAGGACTGTTTGCTACGATTCTTTCTTTGACCGGCGGAGGTCCGGGCTATGCCTCCCATTCCCTTTCTACGTTGATTAACTACTTTTATTTCTCCAATCAGGATGCAGGTTATGCCGCGGCCATCGGGATTGTGACTTTCATCTTTATGATGTCAATCAGCATCGCAACATTGAAATTCTTTAACAAGCGAGAGGTGGATTATCATTGA
- a CDS encoding helix-turn-helix domain-containing protein, giving the protein MNILIADDEHLVRLSLKNALLKMNWNENNIHEATDGTEFLHMLSELCPEIAFVDIKMPYINGLEAIEKGQRLSPNTEFIIITGFSEFEYAKKAIELQVTDFLLKPVSFEQLMLLIDKISDKVHKKNLTLNRTFTSQITSFLSGDKSQFNSDDLIDNETSHYKLVWISIHEHALSGGNTLEEDNLFRKVKACADRYISAQYRAALIYVSTTERLLICSHDKRYEADSRASIDALVNDVKTLSLQYFNQDKKIVSLITSETFESNLNLLNNYAKLTKLSCLRAVLGIQQSYALSFLEHMDREFPSYLALSQLSLQISNMYREKKFIEFHLLIDRWIKMMEQNKLYEKKKLLEATIIYFRYTIGIQAATNASFLELSDALQHLSINVLRAHTNKTNYMDAILEFINHNFMHNISIAMLAEMFDLSPNYISTIFHKTIGQKFIEYITQLRIAEAKKLLLETDLSIQEISHKVGYYSKSHFIKLFSKHCKITPMEYKKMKL; this is encoded by the coding sequence ATGAACATTCTAATAGCTGACGATGAGCATCTGGTTCGTTTATCACTTAAAAACGCTCTCCTAAAAATGAATTGGAACGAAAATAATATCCATGAAGCAACGGATGGCACCGAATTCCTGCACATGCTTTCAGAGTTGTGTCCGGAGATCGCTTTCGTGGATATCAAGATGCCCTATATTAACGGTCTGGAGGCAATAGAAAAGGGACAGCGTCTATCGCCGAATACCGAGTTTATCATCATTACCGGATTTTCCGAATTTGAATATGCCAAAAAAGCCATTGAGCTTCAAGTTACCGATTTTTTGTTGAAACCCGTAAGCTTTGAACAGTTAATGCTTTTAATTGATAAAATTTCTGATAAGGTTCACAAAAAAAACCTAACTCTAAATCGTACCTTTACCTCACAAATCACTTCCTTCCTTTCAGGAGACAAAAGCCAATTCAATAGTGATGATTTAATAGATAACGAAACTTCACATTATAAATTGGTTTGGATTAGTATTCATGAGCACGCGCTTTCGGGAGGCAATACCCTTGAAGAAGACAACTTATTCAGAAAGGTGAAGGCCTGTGCAGATCGATACATTTCAGCTCAATACCGTGCGGCTCTTATCTACGTATCCACAACTGAACGTCTGCTGATCTGCTCCCATGATAAAAGATATGAAGCAGACAGCCGGGCTTCTATAGATGCATTAGTCAATGACGTGAAGACGCTCTCGCTTCAATATTTCAACCAAGATAAAAAAATCGTATCTCTCATTACAAGTGAAACGTTTGAAAGTAACTTGAATTTATTAAACAATTACGCAAAGCTCACTAAACTTAGCTGCTTAAGAGCGGTGCTTGGCATCCAGCAAAGTTATGCTTTGTCTTTTCTGGAACATATGGACCGTGAATTTCCTTCTTATCTAGCCTTAAGTCAGCTATCGCTCCAAATCTCAAATATGTATAGGGAGAAGAAATTTATTGAGTTCCATCTACTAATCGACAGATGGATAAAGATGATGGAGCAAAACAAGCTTTATGAGAAAAAAAAGCTACTCGAAGCGACGATTATCTACTTTCGATATACCATCGGCATTCAAGCAGCCACTAACGCAAGTTTTTTGGAGCTGAGTGATGCATTACAGCACTTGAGTATAAATGTACTTAGAGCCCATACGAATAAAACAAATTATATGGATGCGATCCTTGAATTTATTAACCATAATTTTATGCATAACATCAGCATAGCTATGCTTGCAGAAATGTTCGACTTAAGTCCGAATTATATCAGCACTATTTTTCATAAAACGATCGGTCAAAAATTTATTGAGTATATCACGCAATTGCGAATCGCTGAAGCAAAAAAGCTGCTTTTAGAAACCGATCTATCCATACAAGAAATTTCCCACAAAGTCGGATATTACAGCAAAAGCCACTTTATTAAGCTATTTTCAAAGCACTGCAAAATCACGCCGATGGAATATAAGAAAATGAAGCTTTAA
- a CDS encoding IS701 family transposase, which translates to MLSLYLPIVKFILALHLQMSKPQLGHLFTLVQGIILCAGRKNITQIQHAAKGNRHLSSATNFLNHSPWCVNRMQRRRMERVMKLISAKAGDKRAPVFLIVDDTCCKKDKSTKKMEGLSFQYAHEAGKTVWCHCLVTTHVVAAEGSYAWDYRPYYPKKYCQAQRLPFKSKNDLALEMVEAFPNPQDERVYVLIDSWYTSEKVINACNRKGFHVIAAVKTNRRIRPAGISMPLDDFAQQYIRKSDLHSVTVEDQGKYWVYPYEGPVSDIENVKLLLSWKDEYTASSKPQVCLLCTDLSLDLVTIQRYYHVRWNIETGYRYFKELLGFDQYQLLSLHGIERFWAIQFLTQNFLECQRQEWMTPTSKLTLGDVVRRIREEHFGQMIVYVYQQALEKKPLFDILQLFRLSA; encoded by the coding sequence ATGTTATCCCTCTACCTGCCCATCGTCAAGTTTATTTTGGCCCTCCATTTGCAAATGTCTAAGCCACAGCTCGGCCATCTGTTTACGCTCGTTCAAGGCATCATTCTCTGTGCCGGACGGAAGAATATCACTCAAATTCAGCATGCGGCCAAAGGCAATCGTCATTTAAGCAGCGCGACGAATTTCCTGAATCATTCGCCGTGGTGTGTGAACCGCATGCAGCGTCGGCGCATGGAAAGGGTCATGAAACTTATTTCTGCCAAAGCTGGCGATAAGCGAGCTCCCGTATTCCTCATCGTGGACGACACGTGTTGCAAGAAAGACAAGTCGACGAAGAAAATGGAGGGGCTCAGCTTTCAGTATGCTCATGAAGCCGGGAAAACGGTATGGTGCCATTGCTTGGTCACTACGCATGTGGTTGCTGCAGAGGGCTCCTATGCCTGGGATTATCGCCCCTACTATCCCAAGAAGTACTGCCAGGCTCAGCGTCTGCCTTTTAAGAGCAAAAATGATTTAGCGTTAGAGATGGTCGAGGCGTTTCCCAATCCCCAAGACGAACGGGTCTACGTCCTCATAGATAGCTGGTACACCAGCGAAAAAGTGATTAACGCGTGTAACCGCAAAGGATTTCATGTCATTGCCGCCGTCAAAACCAATCGCCGGATTCGTCCGGCGGGGATTAGCATGCCTTTAGATGATTTCGCCCAGCAGTACATTCGCAAGTCTGACCTCCACTCCGTTACGGTAGAGGATCAGGGAAAGTACTGGGTCTACCCGTACGAGGGACCGGTGAGCGACATCGAAAACGTCAAATTGTTGCTGTCCTGGAAGGACGAATACACCGCTTCGAGCAAACCACAGGTTTGTCTCCTGTGCACGGATCTGTCTCTGGATCTCGTTACGATCCAAAGGTATTATCACGTGCGGTGGAATATCGAGACGGGATATCGATACTTCAAGGAACTGCTTGGCTTTGACCAATATCAATTGCTTTCGCTTCATGGCATTGAGCGCTTTTGGGCGATCCAGTTCTTGACGCAGAATTTCTTGGAGTGTCAGCGGCAAGAGTGGATGACACCAACCTCCAAGCTCACGCTGGGTGATGTAGTGCGCCGCATTCGAGAAGAGCATTTCGGGCAAATGATCGTCTATGTGTATCAACAAGCCCTGGAAAAGAAGCCTCTTTTCGACATTCTCCAGTTATTTCGGTTGTCTGCCTAA